GACCCGCAGCTGCGGGCTGTCGGCCTGGTGCCTGGTGGAGCTGCCGTGGCCGCGCAGTTCCGTGCCGTCGGAGAGGCGGACCAGCGCGGCGGCCCTGGTGTGGTCGCCGTCCTCCTGGAACTCCATCTCGACGTGCCATCCGACCAGCGTCCTCATCATGGCCGCCACCTCCCGGGTGCGTGCAGGGTGTTCGGACCGGTCCTTCCAGGGTGCGACGCCCGGGCCGCAACGGCCAGGCGGGCACGGGGCGATGGGCGGGCGCGGGTCGGGTACGGGCCGGGTGCGGGCCTTCGGCAGCGGCGGAGGCCGGTGCGTCAGACGTCGGCCGGGGCCTCCCCGGCGGCGCCGCCGTCGGGTTCGGCCGGCTCCTCGCAGGATTCGCGACCGGTCTCGGTGTGCACCACCCGCACCGGCCGGTGGGGGCCCTCGCCGTGGACGATCCGCTGCGGTCGGCCGCAGCGCGGGCAGAGCAGGGGGATCTGGTTCATGGCCGCCGTCCACGCGCCCCGCGGCGGGCGATTCCCGGGCCCGCGTGGCCTCCTCACTCCCAGTGTGCCGCGCCGGACCGGTCGGCGGCGTGGTCGGCGGCGTGGACGTGGACGGGGATGTGGACGGGGATCGGACCCGGCGGGCGGGGGGCGCGGGGCCGGTGCGGGCTCTCAAGTCCGGGGCGGCTCGTGTCGATAACCGTGACGGGGGTGCGGCGCGGGCGCCCGCGCCGCACCTCCTGCCCGTTCCGCCGGGCGCGGTGCGGGGGGTCGGCGGTGCAACGACCGGCCGTCCGGGGCGAGTTGCTGACCGCCGCCGAGGGGACGCGCCGCCGTCCCGACCGGCGAGCGGGGTGGGGCGGTGGCCGCCGGGCGGTCCGACCTGGTTCGACCGGTTCGTCCGGGGGTACGTACGGCTGGTCCCGGGTGTTCACCGCCGTCGCCGCCGGAATAGTTCCGCAGGTGGCGGGGTTGTGCCGGGCGAAGGGCCCGAACGGCGGGGCCGGAGGCGCGAGAGGCAGGTGGCGATGATGAGCACGGTGGAATTGACCAAGGACAACTTCGACGAGGTGGTCCAGGGCGAGGACGGCAAGGCGTTCGTCCTGATCGACTTCTGGGCGGCGTGGTGCGGCCCCTGCCGCCAGTTCGCGCCGGTCTTCGAGCGGGCGTCCGACAAGCACGAGGACATCACCTTCGCCAAGG
The window above is part of the Kitasatospora sp. NA04385 genome. Proteins encoded here:
- a CDS encoding DUF1876 domain-containing protein, with the protein product MMRTLVGWHVEMEFQEDGDHTRAAALVRLSDGTELRGHGSSTRHQADSPQLRVGEEVAGARALNDLAMQLLTKAHDEVARPTGDPMAPLMWRDVT
- the trxA gene encoding thioredoxin, giving the protein MPGEGPERRGRRRERQVAMMSTVELTKDNFDEVVQGEDGKAFVLIDFWAAWCGPCRQFAPVFERASDKHEDITFAKVDTEAQQELAAAFDIRSIPTLAIIREGVLVFAQPGALPEAALEDLIGQARKLDMAEVHAGVAAQKSAQN